One Lentibacillus cibarius DNA window includes the following coding sequences:
- a CDS encoding NADP-dependent oxidoreductase has translation MKAVIIENYGSIDELKYTEVDEPKLKDNDVLIEIAATSVNPVDWKIREGYLKGMLDYNFPLTLGLDAAGTIKEIGKKVTKFRVGDKVFTRPDITRNGTYAEYVAVDENLVAKKPENQSFEEAASIPLVGLTSWQCLDDFADIKQGDKVLIHAGSGGVGSFAIQLAKSLGAWVATTCSTKNVEFVKSLGADKVIDYRNEDFTHVLADMDIVFDTLGGDIQTQSYDVLKEEGVLVSIADQPDQELSQTKKVKAGYVFLEPDGEQLAKIGEMIEQGKIRANVGTVMKLEEIQEAHRLSETHHAKGKIVLRVG, from the coding sequence TTGAAAGCAGTTATTATTGAAAATTACGGCAGCATCGATGAGTTAAAGTATACGGAGGTAGACGAACCAAAATTGAAAGACAATGACGTCTTGATTGAGATAGCAGCTACGTCCGTAAACCCCGTTGATTGGAAAATACGTGAGGGGTATCTGAAAGGAATGCTGGATTATAACTTTCCGCTTACTCTCGGTTTGGATGCCGCAGGAACAATAAAAGAGATAGGAAAAAAAGTGACGAAATTCAGGGTCGGAGACAAGGTATTTACCCGGCCGGATATAACCCGTAATGGAACTTATGCGGAATATGTAGCTGTTGATGAAAACCTTGTTGCAAAAAAACCGGAAAATCAATCTTTTGAAGAAGCTGCATCAATTCCGCTTGTTGGATTAACATCGTGGCAATGTCTTGATGACTTTGCTGACATCAAACAAGGTGACAAAGTGTTAATTCACGCTGGATCAGGAGGAGTTGGAAGTTTTGCCATTCAACTAGCAAAATCCTTGGGTGCCTGGGTGGCAACGACATGCAGCACGAAAAATGTTGAATTTGTTAAATCGCTGGGGGCAGACAAAGTTATTGATTACCGCAACGAAGATTTCACACATGTTCTTGCCGATATGGACATTGTGTTTGATACGCTTGGCGGTGACATCCAGACGCAAAGTTATGATGTTTTAAAAGAAGAAGGTGTTCTGGTTTCTATTGCTGATCAGCCTGATCAGGAATTATCCCAAACGAAAAAGGTGAAAGCGGGCTATGTTTTCCTTGAACCTGATGGTGAACAGCTTGCCAAGATCGGGGAAATGATTGAACAAGGAAAGATCCGCGCAAATGTAGGGACAGTTATGAAACTTGAGGAGATTCAAGAAGCCCACCGATTAAGTGAAACACATCATGCCAAAGGAAAAATTGTCCTCCGAGTGGGGTAA
- a CDS encoding NADP-dependent oxidoreductase — protein sequence MTLKEKLKNSQILLAKRPKGLPTKENFTFQDSPVPQPEEGEVLVKTIYLSVDPYMRGRMDDAKSYVKPFELNEMICGGIIGEVVLSDSDQLSVGDKVVGTLGWQRYNVIQESKVRKIDETIAPLTAYLSVLGLTGLTAYFGLLDIGQPKEGETVVVSGAAGAVGMIVGQIAKIKGARVVGIAGSDEKTTYLKQELGFDETINYKTSPNMEKALEKACPNGIDIYFDNVGGPISDAAINLLNEFARIPLCGAISSYNRTDGDLGPRIQTKLIKSRGLIKGFIIGDYADRFSEGIRDLSSWLAEGKLKYEENIVEGFENVPEAFLGLFKGENLGKQLIKVDEE from the coding sequence ATGACATTAAAAGAAAAATTGAAAAATAGTCAGATTCTATTGGCAAAGCGCCCAAAAGGGCTGCCAACAAAAGAGAATTTTACATTTCAAGACAGTCCTGTACCACAACCGGAAGAAGGAGAGGTTCTTGTTAAAACAATCTATTTATCTGTTGATCCGTATATGAGAGGCAGGATGGATGATGCAAAATCGTATGTGAAACCTTTCGAATTAAATGAGATGATCTGTGGCGGAATTATTGGAGAGGTCGTTTTGTCTGATTCAGATCAGTTAAGCGTCGGTGATAAAGTAGTCGGGACGCTCGGATGGCAGCGATATAACGTTATTCAAGAATCTAAGGTACGTAAAATTGATGAAACAATCGCTCCTCTGACCGCATACCTGAGTGTCCTTGGCTTAACTGGCTTGACTGCTTATTTTGGTCTGCTTGATATTGGTCAGCCAAAAGAAGGGGAAACAGTTGTTGTATCCGGTGCAGCAGGAGCGGTTGGTATGATCGTTGGACAGATTGCCAAAATTAAAGGAGCTCGAGTTGTCGGAATTGCTGGTTCCGATGAAAAGACAACCTACTTAAAGCAGGAACTTGGCTTTGACGAAACGATTAACTATAAAACCTCTCCAAATATGGAAAAGGCGCTTGAGAAAGCCTGCCCAAATGGAATAGATATATATTTTGACAATGTCGGCGGACCAATTTCTGACGCAGCGATAAATCTATTAAATGAATTTGCACGCATCCCTCTTTGCGGTGCAATTTCGTCTTATAACCGGACGGACGGTGATTTAGGTCCAAGAATTCAGACAAAACTCATTAAGAGCCGTGGATTGATCAAAGGCTTTATCATTGGTGACTATGCTGACCGTTTCAGTGAAGGTATCCGGGATCTTTCAAGCTGGTTAGCCGAGGGGAAACTGAAATATGAAGAAAATATTGTGGAAGGATTTGAGAACGTACCAGAAGCTTTTCTCGGGTTGTTTAAAGGTGAAAATCTTGGCAAGCAACTTATAAAAGTCGATGAGGAATAA
- a CDS encoding MarR family winged helix-turn-helix transcriptional regulator, with product MEKDEAIKLNNQLCFSIYSLSREINKLYRPFLEELNLTYTQYLVMLVLWEKESCTMKELGDSLFLDSGTLSPVLKRLTERALTYRKRDPDDERRVLISLTEEGKQLKETAAEIPGKLIKKSGLTEEEFSRTLFDFTNLLQHIQQANTE from the coding sequence ATGGAGAAAGATGAAGCAATAAAATTAAACAACCAACTGTGTTTTTCTATCTATTCATTATCAAGGGAAATAAATAAATTGTATCGTCCGTTTTTGGAAGAACTCAATTTAACGTATACACAGTATCTTGTCATGCTTGTTTTGTGGGAAAAAGAATCCTGTACAATGAAGGAGTTGGGAGACAGTCTTTTTCTCGATTCCGGAACACTTTCCCCAGTGCTCAAGCGCCTTACAGAAAGAGCGTTAACATACCGAAAACGAGATCCCGATGATGAAAGACGTGTATTAATTTCCTTAACTGAAGAAGGAAAACAATTAAAGGAAACGGCAGCGGAGATTCCCGGTAAGCTTATTAAAAAGAGTGGTCTCACTGAAGAGGAATTTTCGAGAACCCTTTTCGACTTCACAAATTTATTACAGCATATTCAGCAAGCGAATACAGAGTAA
- a CDS encoding energy-coupling factor transporter transmembrane component T family protein, which translates to MTLLGKETWLHRVNPSLKLLVVCILCIAVLFIDNLNYMMNLSVGFLILFLLFTGYPLKFILLLVVPFCFIFISTSSAMVMFGQGETTWFKWGLVHITEESFFTGLLVDFRALIFAMMGLTFALTTKPVNLFYSLMQQAKLKPKYAYSFMAALRLITIMKEEFQTIRYAMKVRGVKKQKGLKSIFFKIKSYAVPLLSGSIRRAHRIAVAMEAKQFSDDKNRTYYYNFSYSPYDYTFILYVLVLLVISFYASTHIPYVSV; encoded by the coding sequence ATGACTTTATTGGGAAAGGAAACATGGCTCCATCGTGTGAATCCCAGTTTAAAACTTTTGGTTGTATGTATACTCTGCATTGCCGTCTTATTTATTGATAATCTAAATTATATGATGAATCTAAGTGTTGGTTTTCTCATTCTATTTTTATTGTTTACTGGTTATCCGCTTAAATTTATTTTGCTTTTAGTCGTTCCGTTCTGTTTCATTTTTATATCAACATCATCAGCCATGGTAATGTTTGGACAAGGGGAGACGACATGGTTTAAGTGGGGACTTGTTCATATAACAGAAGAGAGCTTTTTTACGGGATTACTAGTTGATTTTCGTGCTCTTATCTTTGCAATGATGGGTCTAACCTTTGCATTAACAACAAAACCAGTGAATTTATTCTATTCGTTAATGCAGCAAGCAAAATTAAAGCCGAAATATGCGTATAGTTTTATGGCTGCATTACGACTAATCACGATTATGAAGGAAGAATTTCAAACCATTCGATATGCCATGAAAGTTCGAGGTGTTAAAAAACAAAAAGGTCTCAAGTCCATCTTTTTTAAGATAAAATCCTATGCTGTCCCGCTTTTATCAGGTAGTATTCGACGCGCCCATCGGATTGCAGTAGCGATGGAGGCGAAGCAATTTTCTGATGATAAGAACCGTACCTACTACTATAACTTTAGTTATTCCCCGTATGACTATACATTTATATTATATGTTCTTGTACTTTTGGTTATAAGTTTTTATGCATCAACGCATATACCGTATGTCTCTGTTTAA
- a CDS encoding ABC transporter ATP-binding protein has protein sequence MEQMTRVENLRLKFPGDESLLFKDLSVSFQKGEKVLLLGPSGCGKSTLLQLLSGLIPNSYEVPLKADKLERPSSWGYVFQDPDSQFCMPYVDEEIAFVLENLRIPREKMQKRINRQLKEVSLELQDIHTPIASLSGGMKQRLAIASVLTLNPDVLFLDEPTAMLDPVGTKDIWDVIKNVSENKTVLVVEHKIDHVLEFIDRIILFNENGEIIADGPKDMIFSNYKQEMKRQGIWFPGVWDDYLAEHPVQREVSVNNNNLLRLQQFKGYRNKEIKISVDEQQVSGGEWIVIRGDNGAGKSTFLHALMQFIKTTGKYELMGIPIKKVKNLHEQMTFVFQNPELQFVANSVYEEIAYSLRIDNTDPHLIEQRVAELLHVFRLANHQDKNPFQLSMGQKRRLSVAASIIKEQQIILLDEPTFGQDSRNTFALLEWIEQYRRQGTTFIMVTHDEQISKYFATRIWTVENGKVMKDEQSERQNKTEFKKSSLEAGVVL, from the coding sequence ATGGAACAAATGACACGTGTTGAGAATTTAAGACTGAAATTTCCTGGTGACGAATCGCTCTTATTTAAGGATTTATCCGTTTCGTTTCAAAAAGGTGAAAAGGTTCTTTTGTTAGGACCTTCTGGCTGTGGTAAATCAACGCTTTTGCAGCTGTTAAGCGGACTCATTCCAAATTCTTATGAAGTACCGTTAAAAGCTGACAAACTAGAGCGCCCTTCATCATGGGGGTATGTTTTTCAGGATCCAGACAGCCAGTTTTGCATGCCGTATGTCGATGAAGAGATTGCTTTTGTCCTTGAAAATCTCCGAATACCAAGGGAGAAAATGCAGAAGCGAATTAATCGGCAGCTTAAGGAGGTTTCATTGGAGTTGCAGGACATTCATACACCCATAGCATCTTTATCAGGAGGCATGAAACAGCGGCTTGCTATTGCATCCGTTCTTACTCTTAATCCAGACGTTTTATTTTTAGATGAGCCAACAGCGATGCTTGATCCAGTTGGAACGAAGGATATATGGGATGTTATAAAAAATGTTAGTGAAAATAAGACTGTACTTGTCGTCGAACATAAAATTGATCATGTGCTGGAATTTATTGACCGGATTATCCTATTTAACGAAAATGGAGAGATTATTGCTGATGGACCAAAGGATATGATTTTCTCTAATTATAAACAGGAGATGAAAAGACAGGGAATTTGGTTTCCGGGCGTCTGGGATGATTATCTTGCAGAACATCCCGTTCAGCGTGAAGTAAGTGTCAACAATAATAACCTTTTAAGATTACAACAATTTAAAGGCTATCGAAACAAGGAAATTAAAATCTCCGTTGATGAACAACAGGTTTCTGGCGGTGAGTGGATTGTCATTCGTGGGGATAATGGCGCTGGGAAGAGTACATTTTTGCATGCGCTGATGCAGTTCATAAAAACGACGGGAAAATACGAATTAATGGGAATACCAATTAAAAAAGTAAAAAATTTACATGAACAAATGACATTTGTGTTTCAAAATCCAGAACTTCAATTTGTAGCGAATTCTGTTTATGAAGAAATTGCTTATTCGTTGCGAATAGACAATACCGATCCACATCTAATTGAACAGCGTGTCGCTGAACTTCTTCATGTTTTTCGACTAGCTAATCATCAGGATAAAAATCCTTTTCAGCTATCGATGGGACAAAAGCGCCGGTTAAGTGTTGCTGCATCAATAATTAAGGAGCAGCAGATTATTCTATTGGATGAACCGACATTTGGACAGGATTCCAGAAATACATTTGCTTTATTGGAATGGATTGAACAATATCGCCGTCAAGGTACAACCTTTATAATGGTTACCCATGACGAACAAATATCCAAGTATTTCGCTACAAGAATTTGGACGGTAGAAAACGGTAAAGTAATGAAAGATGAACAATCTGAACGCCAGAACAAAACGGAATTCAAAAAGTCCAGTCTTGAAGCAGGCGTGGTTCTTTAA
- a CDS encoding ECF transporter S component — protein sequence MAKGLKLTYILVTIVIAIAFGIVYILWGPLYYTLTPIGLHLDQFVYGMWFIAAPVVYLIIRKPGVALLAEIAAASGEFLLGSPWGLTVLLYGVVQGLFAELVFMAFRYKRFDLSIAVLAGLSSCIGSVIMDSFYGEILALSTWNLILYLVARSIGSLFFAGILAYYLVKALETTGVTNLVRPASREDYDALDVDER from the coding sequence ATGGCAAAAGGATTGAAATTAACGTATATTCTAGTAACGATTGTGATTGCTATTGCATTTGGAATTGTTTATATCTTATGGGGCCCGCTATATTATACATTAACCCCTATTGGTCTGCACCTTGATCAGTTCGTTTATGGAATGTGGTTTATCGCAGCACCTGTCGTCTATTTAATCATTCGAAAGCCAGGAGTTGCGTTATTGGCAGAGATTGCTGCTGCGTCTGGTGAGTTTTTACTCGGATCACCTTGGGGATTGACGGTTCTATTATATGGAGTGGTTCAAGGATTATTTGCAGAACTCGTGTTTATGGCATTTCGCTATAAACGATTTGATTTATCAATAGCTGTATTAGCAGGTCTCTCTTCATGTATAGGTTCCGTTATTATGGATAGTTTTTATGGAGAAATTTTAGCCCTGTCGACTTGGAACTTAATCTTGTATTTAGTTGCTCGATCTATCGGTTCACTGTTCTTTGCTGGTATTTTAGCTTATTATCTTGTCAAAGCACTTGAAACGACAGGAGTTACGAATCTTGTTCGTCCGGCATCCAGAGAAGATTATGATGCATTGGATGTGGATGAAAGATAA